The nucleotide sequence CAACTGATCGGTGCGGTCGATTCCACGTTGCAGCACCAACGCGCGCCCGGCGGACGCGGGGTCATCGGAGACCCGCAAAACACGCCGGCCCGTGCTCAGCTGGTCATAGGTCCGCTGCAATTCGACTTGGTCGGCGTTCAGCTGGAACAACAGCCGCTGGGTCGCAAGCGGCGTGCTGGTGCGCGTCGTGTTGACCGGCAAAATGGCCATGGCGGACGGGATTCCTGCGTCGAATGAACAGCGGACGTCGATCTTGTATCGTCAAGCCTTTCGCATTCGATTCAATCAAACCAATCATTTCGAACCACCATGGGACGTTTGCGTGGCCCGGGCCCCGGTTGTGGGGTTCTTCACCGGTGACGCGCCGCCCGTCTTGATTCCCCATCCTGCGAGGCCCCGCCGTCAATGATCCTGATCGGCACCATGAACTTGACCCGAACCCGCGACCGAGGCAGTTTTTATTGCCCCCAATGCGGGACGACGGAGTTTTACCGTCGCCGATCGCGCCGACCGTTCCTGACGCTTTATTTCATCCCCACCGTGCCGGTCGGGGCGGCCGAGGAATTCATCCAGTGCGACGGATGCGACGCCACCTGGGATCTGAGCGTTTTGGAGATGGACCGCGACAGCCACGAAGCGGCCAAGGAAGCCCAATTCAAAGACGAAGCCCTGCGGTCGGCTATTTTGACGGTGCTGATCGACCAACAGATCACACCGGGCGAAATCGACACCCTGATTTCGCTTTCCAACGATCTTTTACAACGTCCGATCGACCGCGAAGAACTGGGGCAACTGTGTTCCATCGCCGTCGACAACCGGATCAAGCCGGATCACTACATCTTGACGGTCAGCCGACGCTGGACCCAACAGCAACGACGTTTGGCCCTGCAGATCGTCTTCTTGGCCGCCACGGCCGACGAACCGCTGGACGGCCCACGTCTGGAACTTCTGGGGCGGTTGCGAGAAATTTTCGACCTGACCGACGCCGAATACCAGGCGACCATCGAAGAGGCGATCGAACAAGCCGACGCCACCTAGAATCCACCCGCGACGGGGCCGCGATTCACCCCAGGTGGGACCAGCCGCCTTGGCGGTCGCCCCCAGAAGCCTAGAATTTCCGACTCCAAAACCAAACCACGCGAGCGAACGGGTGACGTAATCGGTCCGATGAAGACCGGCGTCCTGGTCGCCGATCCAGTTCACGCGAGCCGATTCGTCATGCCAGTTTCCTCTGATCATCACAGCCTCGATATCAAACGCGTCGCCATCCTGTTCGCCGGCGGCCCCGCACCGGCAGCCAACGCGGTGATCAGCACGGCGGCATTCTCGTTTCTGGAAGAAGGCGCCCAGGTCTTCGGCATCAAGCACGGCTACAGTCGGCTGGCCGAATACAGCGCCGCCGGACCGCTGCAGGAAGGCACCGACTACATCCGATTCAGCCACGACACGCTGACAAACGCCCGCAGCAGCCGCGGGATCATGATCGGAACGGCACGCACCAACCCCGGCCGCCACGTCAGCAGCCCCGAGAACCTGAAGGACCCGGAACTGGTCGCGCCCCTGCGGCGGGTTTATGAAGGTCTGTGCAGTCTGGAGATCGACGCCCTGATTAGCATCGGTGGCGATGACACGCTGAAGACCGCCAACAAGCTGAAGATGTTCCAGGACGGATTGCCGGCCGAAGCCAGGCGTTTCCCCGTCGTCCACTTGCCCAAGACGATCGACAATGATTACAGCGGCATCGACTTCACCTTCGGCTTCTTCACCGCCGTCGAAACCTTGGCCGAAGAAATCCGCAACCTGAACTTTGACGCCGCCGCGGGCAGAGCCTATTTCCTGTGCGAAGCAATGGGACGCAGTGCCGGTTGGTTGGCCTATGGTGCGGCGATCGCCGGTGAAGCCAGCATGGTCCTCAGCGTCGAAGACATCCGCGGCGCCATGGCCGAGGAAGAAGTCGTCAGCCAAGAAACCGGAGAAACCCGCAAAATCATGGCCCTGGATCGGGTCATCGATCGCATGGTCGACATGATGCTGGCCCGCGAACGCGAAGGTCGCCAGTACGGAACGATCGTCGTCGCCGAAGGCATGGCGGAATACCTGCCGTCGAAGTACTTGGAAGGCATCAGCCGCGACGATCACGGCCACATCAACATCTCCTCGGTCAATCTGGCCGCCATGATGTCCGGGTTATTGTCGGCTCGATACAACGAACGCACCGGCCGGACTCGCAAGGTGAACGGGCTGCAACTGGGTTACGAATCCCGTTGTGCACCGCCGCACGCCTACGACATCATGCTGGGGTCTCAGTTGGGTGTCGGTGCGTATCGTGCCTTGGTGGAAGAAAAGCTTAACGGTGTCATGGTGTCGGTCTCCGGACAACTGGACCTGCACTTTGTGCCGTTCCAAGAACTGGTGGACCCCGAAACGCTGGTCACCAAGGTCCGCTTCATCCAGCCCGACAGCGATTTCCACCGACTGGCTCGGTTCCTGGAAACCTGCGTCGACAACTAAACGTGCCCAACATCGGCGACGCGAATCGCCGTTTCCCGGTGGCCCAAACCGTTCAGTCTTCCTCCGATTCAAATCGGTCGACGACGTGACGGGCGATCGCCAGCGATGCGGTTGCGGCGGGTGACGGCGCGTTCAGCACGTGGACCGATCGAGGCCCACGTTGGATCAGAAAATCATCCACCAGATCCCCCTCCGGTGTAACCGCCTGTGCGCGGACACCGGAACGTCCCGGCTTTAAATCGGTGGGACGAATTGATGGGATCAACTTCTGCAGCGCCCGAGTGAAGGCGTGTTTGCTGAACGAGCGATACATCTCGCCGGCCCCCATCCGCCAATGCTTTCCGGCCAGCTTTCGAAAACCAGCGAAGGAAAGCGTCTCCGCCAGGTCCGAAACACTGACGTCAGACCAGCGGTATCCGTGGCGTGCCATCGCCAGGACCGCATTGGGACCACATTCAACGCCTCCCTGTATCATCCGCGTGAAGTGGACGCCCAAAAAGGGAAAGCTGGGGTCGGGCACCGGATAGATCAGATTTCGACACAACCGCTGGCTTTCCGATTTCAGTTCGAAATATTCCCCGCGAAACGGAACGATGCGAACATCGGTTTTTACCCCGGCGGCTCGTGCAATTCGATCACATTGCAGTCCGCCACAATTGACGTAGCGGTCGCAGCGGACCGGATCGTCGTGTCCGACGGCTTTCAAAACAACATCGTCCCCCGCCACATCGATCGCTTCGACACGAAAACCGGTGATCACCTGTCCGCCGGCCGCACGGATTCGCCGCACCATGGCGCGACAGACTTCTGGATAATCGACGATCCCGGTTTCGGGCACATGCAGTGCGGCCAGCCCCGCCGCGGCCGGTTCCAATTGGCGTAGCCGGTCCGTATCGATCAGCTCGAACTCCACGCCGTTTTGGGTCGCCCGATCGGCGATCTGGTCCAGCCGCTGTCGTTCGTCCGCGTTGACGGCGACGACCACCTTGCCACAGCGATCCCAGCGAACGCTCTCATCTCGGCAAAACTGCTCCAGCAATTGCTTGCCTTCGCGACAGGTTTTGGCTTTGGTCGATCCGGGACGATAATACAGTCCTGAATGGATCACGCCGGAGTTGTTGCCACTCTGATGTTGCCCGACGTCGGCCTCGGCTTCCAACACCGCCAGCCGGCACTCCGGATGACGCTGCAATACCGTCACGGCCGTCGCCAACCCTACGATCCCTCCGCCGATGACCACCACGTCGTAGCGGCCACCCGCATTCTGTGCCGGAAAGGGCGAATTCATAAGGCAATCAGTGCGTTTTGAACCTAGCGTTGCATTATGCAGGGCAAGAAAACCGAAGCGGAAACGCACCAGACTCGGTGCAACCCTCGCGCTTTGTCAAAGCCTATTGTGGACGTTACCAGACTAAATGGGGAGATCCGCTGATGGGGCAATCAGCGAATGTGACGATTTGGGTTGAGGACCTACAGTCCGGGGTGGTCTGTTCGCATCCGATCGTTGATCAATCGGGTGTGCTGTTGCTCGGTGCAAACACCGAGATCACCGAATCGGTCATCGCGGGGCTCGTGGACCGTGGGATC is from Crateriforma conspicua and encodes:
- a CDS encoding 6-phosphofructokinase yields the protein MPVSSDHHSLDIKRVAILFAGGPAPAANAVISTAAFSFLEEGAQVFGIKHGYSRLAEYSAAGPLQEGTDYIRFSHDTLTNARSSRGIMIGTARTNPGRHVSSPENLKDPELVAPLRRVYEGLCSLEIDALISIGGDDTLKTANKLKMFQDGLPAEARRFPVVHLPKTIDNDYSGIDFTFGFFTAVETLAEEIRNLNFDAAAGRAYFLCEAMGRSAGWLAYGAAIAGEASMVLSVEDIRGAMAEEEVVSQETGETRKIMALDRVIDRMVDMMLAREREGRQYGTIVVAEGMAEYLPSKYLEGISRDDHGHINISSVNLAAMMSGLLSARYNERTGRTRKVNGLQLGYESRCAPPHAYDIMLGSQLGVGAYRALVEEKLNGVMVSVSGQLDLHFVPFQELVDPETLVTKVRFIQPDSDFHRLARFLETCVDN
- a CDS encoding TerB family tellurite resistance protein: MNLTRTRDRGSFYCPQCGTTEFYRRRSRRPFLTLYFIPTVPVGAAEEFIQCDGCDATWDLSVLEMDRDSHEAAKEAQFKDEALRSAILTVLIDQQITPGEIDTLISLSNDLLQRPIDREELGQLCSIAVDNRIKPDHYILTVSRRWTQQQRRLALQIVFLAATADEPLDGPRLELLGRLREIFDLTDAEYQATIEEAIEQADAT
- the lhgO gene encoding L-2-hydroxyglutarate oxidase, whose amino-acid sequence is MNSPFPAQNAGGRYDVVVIGGGIVGLATAVTVLQRHPECRLAVLEAEADVGQHQSGNNSGVIHSGLYYRPGSTKAKTCREGKQLLEQFCRDESVRWDRCGKVVVAVNADERQRLDQIADRATQNGVEFELIDTDRLRQLEPAAAGLAALHVPETGIVDYPEVCRAMVRRIRAAGGQVITGFRVEAIDVAGDDVVLKAVGHDDPVRCDRYVNCGGLQCDRIARAAGVKTDVRIVPFRGEYFELKSESQRLCRNLIYPVPDPSFPFLGVHFTRMIQGGVECGPNAVLAMARHGYRWSDVSVSDLAETLSFAGFRKLAGKHWRMGAGEMYRSFSKHAFTRALQKLIPSIRPTDLKPGRSGVRAQAVTPEGDLVDDFLIQRGPRSVHVLNAPSPAATASLAIARHVVDRFESEED